Proteins from a genomic interval of Rosa chinensis cultivar Old Blush chromosome 2, RchiOBHm-V2, whole genome shotgun sequence:
- the LOC112183771 gene encoding LOW QUALITY PROTEIN: E2F transcription factor-like E2FE (The sequence of the model RefSeq protein was modified relative to this genomic sequence to represent the inferred CDS: substituted 1 base at 1 genomic stop codon): protein MATSSYLETLQTSRKSKNTHTWKGFGAVPNSLKELREEGLDLTPIPAACNNNNNNPLDETKREKSLALLAQNFVKLFVCTXSESISLDEATKLLLGVGDAQNVSVMRTKVRRIYDTANVLLSVNLIEKTHTADTGKSAYRWLGLNGRRDGLNLNSEPNLEQAKKRSFGTDLTNTCSKRSKVMEKRVQDQGEVENCNSDCCGANSKESSKSYQFGLFALVAVPRARKGVDINKICWESLGAYYRPQYQNQALKELFSHYREAWMLWNSQVAEKNPIQSS from the coding sequence ATGGCCACTTCCTCCTACCTGGAAACCCTCCAAACGTCAAGAAAGTCCAAGAACACGCACACGTGGAAGGGTTTCGGCGCGGTCCCTAACTCCCTGAAGGAGCTCAGAGAAGAAGGCCTGGATCTGACTCCGATCCCGGCGGCCtgcaataacaacaacaataatccCTTGGATGAGACCAAGAGGGAAAAGTCTCTGGCGCTTCTGGCGCAGAATTTTGTGAAGTTATTCGTGTGTACCTGATCGGAATCGATTTCTCTTGATGAAGCTACCAAATTACTGCTTGGAGTAGGGGATGCACAGAATGTATCGGTGATGAGGACGAAGGTGAGGAGGATCTATGACACTGCGAATGTGTTGTTGTCGGTGaatttgattgagaagactcatACGGCGGATACAGGGAAGTCGGCGTACAGGTGGTTGGGGCTGAATGGGAGAAGAGAtggtttgaatttgaattctgAGCCGAATTTGGAGCAGGCTAAGAAGAGGAGCTTTGGGACAGATCTGACGAATACGTGTAGTAAGAGGAGCAAGGTTATGGAGAAGAGAGTTCAAGATCAGGGTGAGGTTGAGAACTGCAATTCGGATTGTTGTGGGGCGAATTCGAAGGAGAGTTCGAAGAGCTACCAGTTTGGTCTTTTCGCTCTGGTGGCGGTTCCAAGAGCTAGGAAGGGTGTTGACATCAACAAGATTTGTTGGGAGAGTCTTGGGGCTTATTATCGGCCTCAGTATCAGAACCAAGCGTTGAAGGAGCTGTTTTCACATTATAGGGAAGCGTGGATGTTGTGGAACTCTCAAGTTGCTGAGAAGAATCCAATTCAGAGTTCTTGA
- the LOC121051446 gene encoding beta-amylase 3, chloroplastic-like, producing MIAFTNRFKNFFGVVIQDVQISLGPDGELKFPSGQDDSMCGEFQCYDNYMCASLQQFASDRGVPEWGSSIPDEKEFLSNAGWKTEHGRFFLEWYSGILVSHVECILRQAQ from the exons ATGATCGCCTTCACAAATAGGTTTAAGAACTTCTTCGGTGTTGTTATCCAG GATGTGCAAATCAGTCTTGGGCCCGACGGTGAGCTGAAGTTTCCGTCTGGCCAAGATGACTCCATGTGCGGAGAATTTCAGTGTTATGACAAC TACATGTGTGCCTCACTTCAACAATTTGCCTCAGACAGAGGGGTGCCAGAATGGGGATCATCTATTCCGGATGAGAAGGAGTTTTTGTCAAACGCTGGCTGGAAGACAGAGCATGGGAGATTTTTCCTGGAATGGTACTCTGGTATTCTTGTGTCCCATGTAGAATGCATTTTGAGGCAAGCCCAATAG
- the LOC112190928 gene encoding NADH dehydrogenase [ubiquinone] 1 beta subcomplex subunit 8, mitochondrial produces the protein MAGRLSSAASKIMGGNGVVHRSVASSLRLRAGMGLPVGKHIVPDRPLPVNDELVWDNGTPFPEPCIDRIADTVGKYEALAWLTGGLSCFVGLGLLAVWNDKASKIPFAPKVYPYDNLRVELGGEP, from the coding sequence ATGGCAGGAAGACTGAGCAGCGCGGCGTCCAAAATCATGGGCGGAAACGGCGTCGTCCACCGTTCCGTCGCCTCCTCTCTCCGCCTCCGCGCCGGCATGGGCCTCCCGGTCGGCAAACACATCGTCCCCGACAGACCCCTCCCCGTCAACGACGAGCTCGTCTGGGACAACGGCACGCCGTTCCCCGAACCCTGTATCGATCGCATCGCCGACACCGTGGGAAAGTACGAAGCTTTGGCTTGGCTGACCGGAGGTCTGAGCTGCTTCGTTGGGCTGGGCTTGTTGGCCGTGTGGAACGACAAGGCGTCCAAGATTCCGTTTGCGCCGAAAGTGTACCCATACGACAATCTACGAGTGGAGCTCGGCGGAGAACCGTAG